Part of the bacterium genome, TCATCTGCGTCGCGTCAGACTACTCAGACCGAGGACCCTTCCGCCGCCACAGCCGCGCCACGGCCCGCACGAGCCAGGCGATGCCGGTCACGATCCACGTGACCAGGGCGACGAACGGTCACCCGTAGCTGGGCTGGTCGAGACGGCAACTGGGGCCGGAGGGTTCCGGCTGTCTGTCGTCGTGCGGGTCGTAGCTCATTGGTCTCGCAGCAGGCTGGCCAGGTCGAACCCGTCGGCGAGGGGGTCGCGGAAGAGCACGCCCTCAATGGTGCGGCCGTCGTGGCAGTCCTCACTCAGGACGATGGGAACATGGTTGCATTTCGCTGTGGCCCAGATCAGGCCATCATAGTACGCGAACTGGTGCTCCATCGTGCCGCGGATGGCCTCCATGACCGTGTCGGAGTCTACCGCGCAGACATGCCAGTGCGCGACATAGTAGCGCACCCGGCGCACGATGTGCTCGTGCGATAGCCGTGGCTCCAGCCGTCGCAGACCCACAAAGAACTCTCCGAGGATCTGGGCGCTCACGAGCCCCCGCCTGCCCTGACTAAGCGCCCTGACCACCTCCAGTGCGCGGCGGCCCTTGCTCACCTGCGCCGGGTCATACTGGTACAGTAGGACGTTTGTGTCCACCAGGCAGCTTGGATAGGCGCTCCCCATAGAGGTCCTCCCGCCTCCAGGCGTGCCGACGCTGCGGCACTCTGATGCTCAGGCGCTCCCGGATGAAAGCCTCCTCCGCAGCCCACGCCTCATCAGGGGCGAGCCCATCTCCGGACTCCGCGAGCGCGGCCGCCAGGCCCTGGCGAATGATGTCGGCCTCGGACCGGCCCTCGCGCAGCGCGCGCCGCTTCAGTCGCTCTTCGAGTTCCTGCGTGATGTAGACCTGCTTGCGGACCATGCGTGTGGTGGTCATGGTTGCTCTCATTCGTGATGTATACATCGCAGTATACATCACTATGCCCCGCCGCACAAGACCCGCCTACAGCCACTTTCTCCCCTTCGCGTCCGGCGTGCAGTACGCGCTCAACACCTTGTTGATCG contains:
- a CDS encoding PIN domain-containing protein — translated: MGSAYPSCLVDTNVLLYQYDPAQVSKGRRALEVVRALSQGRRGLVSAQILGEFFVGLRRLEPRLSHEHIVRRVRYYVAHWHVCAVDSDTVMEAIRGTMEHQFAYYDGLIWATAKCNHVPIVLSEDCHDGRTIEGVLFRDPLADGFDLASLLRDQ
- a CDS encoding ribbon-helix-helix domain-containing protein encodes the protein MTTTRMVRKQVYITQELEERLKRRALREGRSEADIIRQGLAAALAESGDGLAPDEAWAAEEAFIRERLSIRVPQRRHAWRREDLYGERLSKLPGGHKRPTVPV